In Mycolicibacterium aubagnense, the DNA window CCGACCAGAGCCTGAGTCAGTCCGAGGACCTGCCGGTGGCCATCGCCGCGGTGGATACCGCCGACAAGATCGCGGGGCTGGCCGAGCGGACCGTGGAGCTGACGACCCGCGGACTCATCACGCTCGAACGTGCGCGCCTCATCACCACGACGAGCCTCGGCGAGCACACCAAACTCAGCGTCTACGTCGGGCGCCAGCACCGGATCAACGGCCGTCCCGCCCACATCGCGGTGTGCGACCTGCTACACCGCAGCGGATTCGCCTGCGCGTCGGTGTTTCTCGGGGTCGACGGCACGGTCCGCGGCCGCCGCGAGCGGGCCCGGTTCCTGAACACCAACACAGACGTTCCGGTGATGATCATCGCGGTCGGCGACGGTGCCCGCGCCGCCGCGGTGTTACCCGAATTGGAGCGCTTGCTGCCCAACCCCTTGGTGACCGTGGAGCGGGCCGAGCTGTGCAAACAGGCCGGGACGCTGCTGGCCCGCCCCGGCGCGCTACCGTCCCATGACGCCAATGGAACTCCGTTATGGCAGAAGCTGATGATCCATACGGCCGAAGACACCCTGCACGACGGCGAACCGGTACACCGGGAGATCGTCCGGCGCCTGCGCGCCAACGAGAACAGCCGCGGCGTCACCGTCCTACGCGGCATCTGGGGCTTCCACGACGGACGGATACCTCACGGCGACAAGCTCTTTCAACTCGGGCGCCAGGTTCCAGTCACGACGATCGTGGTGGACAGCCCCGAGAACATCGCTGCCGCATTCGATCTCATCGATGAGGTGACCACGATTCACGGAGTGGTCACCTGCGAACGGGTGCCTGCGTTGGTTTCCGTCGACGGCGGAAACCAGTCAGGCGGGATGGCGCTCGGCCGCTTCAGCTGACGGTCAGCGCTTGACCAGATTCACCAGGAATTCGATGGTGACGATCGGATCGACGGCGAGCAGACCGGCCGGCGGCGGCGGCGGGGCGATCCCGTAATCGGCGAAGGTGACGGGAATTTGCCCCACGGCGACCACCCCGCTACCCGACCGCTGCACTTCCAGCCGCACCGCCACCTGCCGGCTGACGCCTTTGAGGGTGAGTTGCGCCGACACCTCCAGGGTGGTGGGCGTGCCGTCGCCGGAGACGGCGGACAGGTTGACCGGATCGAGCACAGCGAGCTTGGCTGTCGGGAACTGCGCGGCGTCCATCACGTCGGTGCTGCGGAACTTGTCGTCCCGGCCGCGGTGCGCCGACTGCATGGTCCCTACGTCGACGACGAAGCTCGCCGCCTGCAAGTTGCCGCCCGCAACCGTGGCGTCGCCCCTGACCGAATTGGTCCGCCCGGTGACGATGACGGTTTCCCACAAGAGTTTTTGCCGGGCGCGGTAACCGGCCTGGGTGCGTTTGGCTTCGTCATCGGGGCCTGCACTCACCACCCATTTGCCGTCGAGGTTCGTGCTGGCCGGACGCGTCGTCGGCAGGCTCAGCACCGGTGCCGGCAGGCCCTCCATCTGGGTTCGGTAGAACCAGGGTCCGGCGCACACCCCCACGACGGCGAGCACTGCCAGCAACAGCAGAAGCCTTTTTGCCACTCCCTCTATATACAGGGCGGGTGCGACGTCAGCTGGATGGGCGCGCCAGCGCGTAGAGAGCCATCCTGCGGTTGGCCATGTCATGCTCACCGAGGAATTCGGCGCCACCGTGCTCGACCAGCCGGCGCGCACCGACATTGCGATGGTCGGGATCGAACATCACCCGGCGGCAGGACGGGACCAGTTCGAACAGACTCGTCAACAACTGGGGCATCAGCGTCGGTCCGAGTCCGCGGTTCACGAAGCGCTCGTCAGCGATCGCGGCATGCAGTCCCAAGTCATAGGGATCGGCATCGTATCGAGGAGCGATGGAATCCTTCGCTGCCCAGTACAGCTCGAGGTAGCCCATGGCCTTGTCCTGGTAACTCACCAACAGCGGCCGCGAGTACTCACCCTCGAGCTGTGCCTGAAGATGCCGCCGCCACCATTGCGGCGGCCGGTCATACTCCCAGGCCTCGGCCAGATGCGGACGATTCATCCATTCGGACAGCATCTCGGCGTCGGCTTCGGCATCGACAAGACGCACTGCCCACGGGCTTGCGAGCCGTGGAACGGGTGGGGCGCCCACTGCTCGCACCTCAGCGGACACTGACGTCAACTCGCGCGGCAGGACCGGCCCCTGATCAATCTCGGTCATTTCAGCGGCCAGCCTACCCGATCTGCTTAGGTTAGCTTTGCCTACATCCAATCGCCTGTTGCTTCGCTACGCGCCTGTATGCGCGGGCGTCGGCCTGCCGGCCCAGGGTCCGAAAACATGCACCGAAAGCGCAAGACGGACCCTGTAACGCTCAGCCACCCAAGGTCGATAGAGCTGCTAACGTAGTCATCAATCACTTTGGTCGCATCGGTTAGCTGGTGCGGGAGGGGAATACACCATGTCTTTCACCACTCGGATGATGGTCGGCGCAGGTTCTGCATTGGTGGCGGTCATGGCCAGCGGCGCTGTCGCGACCGCCCAGCCGGACCCCACCCCGATCATGTACTCGACCTGCACCTACCCGCAGGTGATCGCCGCGCTGACCGCGCTCGACCCGGGTGCCGCCGCCGAGCTGCAGGCAAACCCGATCGGCGTCGGCTACCTGCACCAGCTGATCGCCTCCGGTCCGCAGCAGCGCAAGGCCCTGATCACGCGGGCGTACAGCACCCCGGGTGCCGCTGGGTACACCGACCTGGTGCTGAACGTCGCGAACACCTGCAACAACTTCTGATCCCAGAAGCAAAAACAACGCAGCTCAATCCTTCGGGATCGAGCTGCGTTGTGCTTTCTGGCGGTACGCGCCGGTGGTCAGAATCCGCGGTGCGAGCCCCGGACCGCGGCCACAGCCTCGTCAGGTCCGGTAAAGGTCACCTGCGCGGGTCCACGGCCCGCCGCGAAGAGCAGTAGCTCGCCAGGCGCGCCGGTCACCGTCACCTCGGCGCCGCGGCCGACAGCAGCCAGGCGGCGGCCCTCGGGGGTCACAAGGGTGATCCGCGCCGGCGAGTTCCGCATCCCCATCCGCGCCATGTTCGCCACCTGTCCCGCCAGCGCCGACACCAGGCGCTCGTCGAGCTCGCGCGGCTCCCAGGTCGGCTGGGCCCGGCGGACGTCCTCGTTGTGGATGAACATCTCGGCGACGTTGACAAATGGGTCGAGCAGTTTGAATGGCGAGTACAGCGGCGGACCCGCGGCAATCATGTCCACCAGCTTTTCCCAATCGGTCGACGCGGTCACCTGCGCCTGCACCCGATCGGTGTAGCCGGCCAATTGCGGCACCAGAATGCCGGGCGCGGCATCGAGCCGGCGTTCCCGCACCACCAGATGCGCGGCGAGATCGCGGGCGTTCCAGCCCTCACACAAGGT includes these proteins:
- a CDS encoding GNAT family N-acetyltransferase, yielding MTEIDQGPVLPRELTSVSAEVRAVGAPPVPRLASPWAVRLVDAEADAEMLSEWMNRPHLAEAWEYDRPPQWWRRHLQAQLEGEYSRPLLVSYQDKAMGYLELYWAAKDSIAPRYDADPYDLGLHAAIADERFVNRGLGPTLMPQLLTSLFELVPSCRRVMFDPDHRNVGARRLVEHGGAEFLGEHDMANRRMALYALARPSS
- a CDS encoding DUF190 domain-containing protein; translation: MNDSADYLKLTTYFGERQRISRRFARPGRHEGRFLAEELLDLYGAENVATSVLLRGIAGFGPRHQLRTDQSLSQSEDLPVAIAAVDTADKIAGLAERTVELTTRGLITLERARLITTTSLGEHTKLSVYVGRQHRINGRPAHIAVCDLLHRSGFACASVFLGVDGTVRGRRERARFLNTNTDVPVMIIAVGDGARAAAVLPELERLLPNPLVTVERAELCKQAGTLLARPGALPSHDANGTPLWQKLMIHTAEDTLHDGEPVHREIVRRLRANENSRGVTVLRGIWGFHDGRIPHGDKLFQLGRQVPVTTIVVDSPENIAAAFDLIDEVTTIHGVVTCERVPALVSVDGGNQSGGMALGRFS
- a CDS encoding YceI family protein, which encodes MAKRLLLLLAVLAVVGVCAGPWFYRTQMEGLPAPVLSLPTTRPASTNLDGKWVVSAGPDDEAKRTQAGYRARQKLLWETVIVTGRTNSVRGDATVAGGNLQAASFVVDVGTMQSAHRGRDDKFRSTDVMDAAQFPTAKLAVLDPVNLSAVSGDGTPTTLEVSAQLTLKGVSRQVAVRLEVQRSGSGVVAVGQIPVTFADYGIAPPPPPAGLLAVDPIVTIEFLVNLVKR
- a CDS encoding TIGR03085 family metal-binding protein, whose protein sequence is MTAAQRERAALVESLRVHGPDAPTLCEGWNARDLAAHLVVRERRLDAAPGILVPQLAGYTDRVQAQVTASTDWEKLVDMIAAGPPLYSPFKLLDPFVNVAEMFIHNEDVRRAQPTWEPRELDERLVSALAGQVANMARMGMRNSPARITLVTPEGRRLAAVGRGAEVTVTGAPGELLLFAAGRGPAQVTFTGPDEAVAAVRGSHRGF
- a CDS encoding hemophore-related protein, with the translated sequence MSFTTRMMVGAGSALVAVMASGAVATAQPDPTPIMYSTCTYPQVIAALTALDPGAAAELQANPIGVGYLHQLIASGPQQRKALITRAYSTPGAAGYTDLVLNVANTCNNF